A window of Metabacillus sp. B2-18 contains these coding sequences:
- a CDS encoding GntR family transcriptional regulator: protein MFQLDVRSRKPIYEQLVDKIKELIINRILKPDEQLPSVRMLSSQLTINPNTIQRAYRELENQGYIYSIKGKGNFVSAIEHMPSNEQLDDLKSDIKKLIAEAIYLGLTKEDLYVLFDEAHHQTKGVKYNDSGKFRK, encoded by the coding sequence ATGTTTCAATTAGATGTAAGAAGCAGAAAGCCCATATATGAGCAATTAGTCGACAAAATAAAAGAGCTTATCATCAACCGGATTCTTAAGCCTGATGAGCAATTACCTTCTGTTCGAATGCTCTCAAGTCAGTTAACGATTAATCCAAATACGATTCAAAGAGCTTATCGTGAGCTTGAAAATCAAGGATATATCTACTCCATTAAAGGGAAGGGAAACTTTGTTTCTGCAATAGAACATATGCCAAGCAATGAACAATTGGATGATCTAAAAAGCGACATAAAAAAACTAATTGCCGAAGCGATCTATTTAGGGTTAACAAAAGAAGATTTATACGTATTATTTGATGAAGCACATCACCAAACAAAGGGGGTAAAATACAATGATTCAGGTAAATTCCGTAAATAA
- a CDS encoding ABC transporter ATP-binding protein produces the protein MIQVNSVNKKYNDHLAVDDLTLHVKKGSIYGLLGSNGAGKTSLLKIIAGINRADKGTILIDGIPSYENVQIKERVIFIPDVLYFFPQATVAQMASQYREYYPKWNQKRFEQLSSAFNIGLNKKVHRLSKGMKRQVAFWLALSAMPDVMILDEPIDGLDPVMRQKIKNLLFQDVAEREMTIIISSHNLREIEDLCDHVGIMHKGKIMIEKEIDDLKSDTHKVQLALADPTHEEHLLNQLHILHYEKRGSVSLLIVRGSEEKISKIIHSTDVLLYDLLPLTLEEIFIYEMEDVGYEIEKILL, from the coding sequence ATGATTCAGGTAAATTCCGTAAATAAAAAATATAACGATCACCTTGCTGTAGATGACCTTACCCTTCATGTTAAGAAAGGATCAATCTATGGATTATTAGGCTCTAATGGGGCTGGAAAAACCTCACTTTTAAAAATAATCGCAGGCATTAATCGAGCTGATAAGGGAACGATTTTGATTGATGGCATACCCTCTTACGAAAATGTACAAATAAAAGAACGGGTTATATTTATTCCAGATGTTCTTTATTTTTTCCCGCAAGCGACAGTAGCTCAAATGGCATCTCAATACAGAGAGTATTATCCAAAATGGAACCAAAAACGTTTTGAGCAGCTTAGTTCAGCCTTTAATATTGGCTTAAATAAAAAGGTACATAGACTATCTAAAGGCATGAAGCGACAAGTGGCCTTTTGGCTTGCTTTATCAGCGATGCCAGATGTCATGATCCTCGATGAACCAATCGACGGTCTTGATCCTGTTATGAGGCAAAAAATTAAAAATCTATTATTTCAAGATGTAGCTGAAAGAGAAATGACAATTATTATATCTTCTCACAATCTTCGAGAAATCGAGGACTTATGCGATCATGTTGGGATTATGCATAAGGGAAAAATCATGATTGAAAAAGAAATAGATGACTTAAAATCTGATACCCATAAGGTTCAACTAGCTTTAGCTGATCCTACACACGAGGAGCATCTATTAAATCAGCTGCATATTTTACATTATGAAAAACGAGGAAGTGTTTCTCTTTTAATTGTTCGAGGTAGTGAAGAAAAAATTAGTAAAATCATTCATTCAACAGATGTTTTGCTTTATGATCTATTACCTTTAACATTAGAAGAAATATTTATTTATGAAATGGAGGATGTGGGTTATGAAATCGAGAAAATCCTTCTATAA